The Rosa chinensis cultivar Old Blush chromosome 7, RchiOBHm-V2, whole genome shotgun sequence DNA segment CAAGTCACATCTGGAAATTCTATGCTATATGCCTGAGTTTTCTTGTTTAAAAGTATGTTTGATTCTAATTCCCCATTAGTGAAAAGTCTATCATCTTCTTCTAATCTTCTTGATTATTATAAAGTGGAGAGAGATTTTTCTACATTGAACTAAAGCTTTTAAAACATGTTATGAATGATAGTGCGATTAAGTTGCCGCCAACCAACCATGCATGGGCATAGAGAAGCCAAACGAGCCCAGCCAAGCAATAAATCATGAGTGGTTTGCTTCAACTCACAAATGGAGATACAGCTCATGAAAATAATATTTACTTAACTAGGATCTgatgaattaattaattataactTTCACACGTGACTTGCATTCTTGACTTTGTCTTCAGTTCCCAAATTACTagcactttcttttcttttctattgaaCTTGTTTCACTCCATGGATTTTAGTTCTTCACTTGTGCGCTTACCTCAgttaataatttaataaaagCCACGAATTGTTAAATGATTTTTGGGAAGGAACTAAATAGTGTGTTGTTTGAATTCAATTAACTACCTAGATACTTCAATGCACCGTATGTGAATCATACATAATTTATCTATattgaagaaagagagaatatTCAATGCACTGACGTGCACTTGCACTAATAGAACATTTTACCATAACACTACCTATTATTATTCAAAGTGGTTGACCGAGGTCAATGCAATGAGAAAAACCCTAGACCGTTGGTGTGTTCATCAGAGAAAGTCTAGGATCGCTAACCTTAGGGTTGTATAGCTTCCCGCTTGCATCAGGATTGTGGATCAATTGCATTAAGAATTGGATTTTCAGTTTCGCTTAGAAAACCTGAACCCTTTCAAGCTAAAACAAACAGCCAGAAAAGAAGATAGAAAATATATGagatttttttgttcattttagtTGTGCTCCACTGTGATCACTAGTTTTTTAGTGAACTCCATATTGTTTTAGGAAATCTAAAGGTGCGATAGCTATTTTCCAATAACTAAGAGAATTAATCTTGTAACTTGAACCTAGTCCTAATCCaattctctctctttcactcctcctcctcctcatttgGGCTAACCCCAAAgcatttgtttttttctctAAGATTGCCAACAAATCTCCACAtttgaaaaaaaaggaaagaataagAAGATATACTAAATCTATATAAATCTTATGCTATTATTTGTTTAATCTTTACACGTATGATGTTAACACAATATATCGTCACGAtataattattttctttgttgtgGTCCTCTCCTTTGATTTTGTAGAgcataaaaaaaaagtcataaaaTAACTACAGCAATTTCGCTATCATCAAATTAATAAAGTATATGGGCAAATAAGTAATCACATTCTTTAATGACTTGAAATTTCTGTTAATTCTGGTGAAATACCTCATCAGATTGTTTTGGGCACTTTCTACCTCCTTATTTTCTACATCAAGCAATTCAAAAGGAGGTGTCTTGTACTGGCCAAAAGCAAAAGGAggactctttcttctttctctgaaTTGATTTCACAGATATCTAATCTCCCTGCTTCTGGGTTTTACATCAACAAAAGCTTGAATCTTTATCAGTGTGTGAACTCCAAGTTCACTTCAATCTCTTTTGGATATTGCTTCTTCCATGGCCATCAAAGCCTTCAGCTTTTCAGGGGTCTAATAAGTAAATCTTTATCAGATTCAATCTGGGTTTTCTCTGATTGTGGAAACTAACCTGGTTTCTTGGAGAGTGTGATGAGATTTTGAAGTGGGGTGTTGCTGAAAAGTTCATCAATGGCAACCCAAGATTTGGTTGAGGTCAAATTCAGATTATCCGATGGCACCGACATAGGTCCACACAAGTATAGCCCAGCTGCTACTGTAGCATCACTCAAAGAGAAAATACTTACACAATGGCCCAAaggttatatatattttgttaaaaGTTCTGTACTTGTTGCTTTTATATGGTTCTGTTGGTTTTTTCTTGGGAGGTTTTTGCATCAATCTTTGTCATTATGTTTACATTGATTCTTCTTAGACCTTTGTAAGTCATTTTTATTGGAACTAATGTTTGGAGCCATATACTTTGAATAATCTGTAAAAGAGTTGAAGGCCACATAATTTATTGGCCAAGAGTGTTGAAACCAAGATACTGTTACTATAAGTGAAGAACATAGGTTAGAATTTGGAAATAGTTTTGTGTTATTATTATCTGCAGTTTCTTGTCTAAGCAATTTTGAGGCTCCTACTCTGTCCTCTAGTGTACGTATAGTTCCAAGATGATGGTTTGATGTAGTGGAAGAATCATTAAACCATTTCGAGTTATTTTTTAAGTGTATGCTTATGTTGGCCATATACTGAGTAatgaattttttgtttattcGACCTATAATTCATGAATTGAGTAGTGTGTTCTTATCATTCATGTTTCATATGTGTTTCCAGTATTGATAGTTGGCCATATCCTGCTTTTTGTTTCCTCCCTAGCAGCAGCCAAGGCCAAATATTAGTCAAATGCAGAATGGCCTCTATTTTGCCCAAATTTATGAATGAATTCCTGAATGATTACATTGTTAACATTGTGCTTTGATTTGAAATTGACATATTTTCTCATTCAATACAACATCTTATAGAGAAAGAAAATGGTCCAAGGACGATAAATGATTTGAAGCTTATTAATGCGGGAAAGATACTGGAAAACAACAGGACACTTGCTGATTCTAGACTTCCAGTTGGTGAACTCCCAGGAGGTCTCATCACTATGCATGTGGTTGTGCGTATTCCTGTTGCAGACAAAAAGAGTGGTAAATTATGTTGCTATTTTTGGACATGGTTGCGATTATGTAGCCTATATCTTCTATCACATTTGGtgaatttgttgttgttattagtCTCTTCCCCTAAGTATCCAATATATTGGTCATGATGATGAGCGGTTTCTATGCCAATCTGATTTAGTTAAGATGCAAAGTTCTTATGGATATCAATCTCTCCGTATCTTGACACTAAGCATAGACAACTCAGCATGTTAGAAGTCTTGAGTCCATTTTAGCCGACCATTAATCTCTGAAGCTTGTTCTCATAATTACAGCTTCTTAATGATATTGCAGTATACAAGCAAGCTGAGAGTAATATATGAATGGATATTCAATGTGCTGCCTTTCGTAAGGCTCCGTGGTGTAAACTTTAAAGCATACTGGGCTCTCGTTTACTATTATTTATGTTGTTCTTTTGGTCCTTTCCCTTCATTTTGGTGTTATATATAGTGACTTCGTTTTTCTTTGGGTTATCCCTTCTTAAACTTTCGTATGTTTTTATCATTCTTCCATTAGAAATTTTcactttctaaaaaaaatttaatggtggagatttttcttttcagttaCTAGTTGTGGTACTACACGTTGTGGCTGACAAAAACGTTATGTACTTCACATTAGAAACTCTGGCAGCATACATTATATAACATGTggaaatttgattatgtttcAAACAATGGAAAGCATTTCCAGATACTAGCATCTAATGGTTGAATTTTCCACAGATAAATTGCAGAATGATTCACCGGAAACACCTCGATGTTCATGCACAATATTGTAGCTCCAGGCAACAAGCAAGGCAGAGCTTCCTCAGTTTCTTAGTTTCACGCCATGTATTCTTCATTCATTGCTGATGAGATCTCAGTTCCCAATCACTAGGGGCAGCAAGAAGTTCATAAACCCATCAGCTCTGGCTTTAGTTACTTTGAATCTTGTTATTCCGTCTGTAAAACACCATTTTCAGTTCCATATTGCATGTGATTTGTTATGAAACATGAACCACACTGTTGGATTGGGAGCTTCGGATTTGTTGGCGCCCATGCAAACAAGtggtaaaagagaaaaaaaaaaaaaaaaaaaaaaaagaagaagaagaaggagaagaacagagAGCAATTGATTTGAGAGTTTTATTGTAAACCCATTGTTGTTTGTGGTACAAGAAATATCTTTctttcatttgtatatattactTACTACATCGATCATTATATGCTGGCTTTAACTATTTTGATCTTCATATTattctaaaacaaataaaagcatgagatgaagaaaattttAAGGTATTGGAGTGTTTGCTATAcaaccctttttttcttttttttttgaatattttagacCATTACTTGAATATTTGAAAGGTAGGTAACCAGTTTACTTCTTAGCCAAATcattagtgaaaaaaaaaaaaaaaaaaaaaaactaatgagtcttttattactaattaacTACATCATTAATACTTTCCTTAATTAATTATAACTAAGGTCTAATTTGATTAATTTATCATGAAATGAAATAATTGCTTATATGATGATATTATGTTACCTTGTAGATGTAGAAATATAATTCTATTCGGGGTACTTATTCCACCTATGACCATATTTACAAGGCTAACGAGGCTCCCTCAAACATCTATGAACCAATTTACAAATGTTAcaatgaatatgttgttctagTGGTAAACCTTCAGTTATAGAGCAAATGGAGCATCTGTCCCCACTGAGATAATGAGGTTCTCAATTTTGGGGTATTATCTTGTGTGATGTTCTTCATTGATAAGATAATTACATATTTGACAACGCATATTATTATATATAAGTACAAATGATGAAAAACGTTGCAATAAATGTCCTATTTGTGGTAATTACTCCGTCTAGGATCACATTTACAAGtttataaataattttataaaaTTGACAGTAAATGTGTTGtccaagtggtaaatctttatattttagACCAAATAGAGCATGTGTCCTCATTCATGTAATAAAGTTCTCAATTATGTAATTAAAGTATTATCTTGTGTGATGTCATTCATTGATAAGACAACTAATACCTATGATCTTTAGGTACTACAGCTAGATTATAGTTTATGAACGTAAAGCTTCTGGTATCGTCTATGGTTTCAATCAATAACCAATTGCGATATTAGATTAAATTAAAGAATTTGTAATTAGGAGAATTTTTCTGAAGAACTGGTATGAGGAACACCGCATCGGCAAGTTTATGTCTCTACTATGTCCGTACGCAGCTAGATTATAGTTTATGAACGTAAAGCTTCTGGTATGGTCTATGGTTTCAATTAATAACAACTTGCGATATTGGATGAAATTAAAGAATTTGTAATTAGGAGAATTGTCTATGGTTTCAATCAATAACCAATTGCGATATTGGATGAAATTAAAGAATTTGTAATTAGGAGAATTTTTCTGAAGAAAAACTGGTATGAGGAGCACCGCATTGGCAAGTTTATGCCTCTACTATATCCGTACTGCAATAACCAATTGCGATATTGGATGAAATTAAAGAATTTGTAATTAGGAGAATTTTTCTGAAGAAAAACTGGTATGAGGAGCACCACATTGGCAAGTTTATGCCTCTACTGTGTCCGTACTGCAAGGAGCACTACCATTCCAACCAAATCATTGTTTTCCGTCTCATCGATAAGCCGCCAGCAATCAAACCTATCAATCCGCTCTTCCTTCCGCCTCGACTACCAAATCATTGCTTTCCGTCTCACCGATAAGCCGCCAGCAATCAAACCTATCAATCCGCGCTTCCTTCCGCCTCGACTacaaaccaattggcaatggatggagttgtccaaatccttataaacccataagcaAATGGAAAAATGTAGGAGTTATATTTATACATATTCTCAATACGCCCCCACACGTGAGGCGATttctcaagccatacacgtggacaagttATATTGGGTGACGGTGAGCACGTGTGGCCATCACTGAAACCAAATATGTGGGTAACCTGGCTCTgctaccatgataaagtaatatggggttcacatccaaaaccaattgccaatggatggagtggcccaaacccttataaactcataaccaaagttatatttttccaatgtgggagttatatttatacacattctcaacaTTTAGGATAACAATCgggttctttcttgttttcccGCCGATCATGTTGGCAAAAGTTATAATCTTTTTTTCATCTCACTTCAATTTATTTGATATTCACCAGAGATGACTAAATTGCAATGGCTAAAATGACATGCCTAAGACTCTTTTGGTGTTCGTCGCAACATTTAACACACCCACAGCAGCATTCAAGGAACAGATGCAGGACAAAGAGCATGACCGACCACCCCAAGAAGGCCCAAATCCAAACGAAGGTGAGAAAATAGGGGAATTGGACTAAGAGGCCCAATTCACTAGACTGCATCGCTACAACCCATGAAGGCAGAGGCCCAAAGACCCACTTCCCAAACCCTACATTCCCAACCCGCTGACCAAATCTAGAGCCTCCAAGAAGCCGTCCGCCACTGCCTCATCAATCCGGTGGCCTCCCCTGGCAGGGGGCCATAGCAACCATCTCACCGCCGatgatacgcccaaaataggcGCTCAAattaaccctgcaaaatataGTCttcagtagtaaaggataagcaaggatcgttcgatgccagagaCTGAGGGTAAcaaattaatcacacaaaaacaaactaactaacaaagaacacaaatcaaacaaacaaagaaactaactcAAAGAAGAACACAAACGCAGAATAGGGAGAGGGGAGAAGAAGcaacaaaatagaaaaagaaaagaaaaataaatgttttgggggtttttaggttttacgaaaataaaagcaaaacaaagaaagcaatttcGATTTTAAGTTTGAgaaaaataagatggagaaaacattagagactcggaaatccaccaccaattattttcaaacaatgttaagttaacctagtttcaattgcTAAGGTGTGAAtagaaaccaaccaagaaacaagtcggagcagatcatgtcccttataaatgtttccctaattacttagtctacgtgaacgcacaatagctaagcctatcaaacatgcaatcaaagtatagaacgctatcctatcaacaacacatatagtgtcaacacatttgaagtattaagatctcatggaaacgattgattatagagttgcagtctagtgtggaacacctacctagcatgctcttctagttgtttaaaacatcagctttggtccaaagccttgcatacttgtggattagaaaacaagacgattaggtgaattattttctaaacctagctcctattacatgcataaatcctatgttggccaccataaaacaaacacatgcaaaagttttcaatcaagtagaattaaacaaccaattcacaccaaagatcaagaaactagatttaaacaaacatatgttctacataattggggcttcaaaccttgcccctaacaaaaagtTACTAGTCACACATCGTCTTattttcaacaaataaaaacatgagTATTAGATTACAAGATGACAAAAACCGTAAAAgggagagtatgagagccacgaattcacttttaggcagccttggaTGCAGGCACTTCTTCAAGATAGTTCAAGGCGAAGCTTGATGGAGGATGGAAGATGGATTGCACggtttttcttcttgaagacttgggaattttaggactttgtgtgctagggtttgggaggAGAAGATGACGCTGTAGGGTGGTGATTTTGAAcgtgttcagagcctctatatatatagaatacacagcccaagtttccttttccaattctgctttgaaagcctcccctagttgcttgaggattactctacttggtgcataattaaatgattttcaagacTTAATattcttcccaaaatcttgatgaatcattctaggactctctttcatatttgcagcagcaataaccttccaaaaatgctctggaaatccgtccaaagaagaatctcggccaaaatgccctgttttgactaggattcaatttctgtctctgaagcttccttcttggacaaggaacaacTTCGTTTTGCCACGTTTCTAGATGGTTCTTGATTCTcacgtgctctatgacatcatatcatctagaatgatcaataaccttctggaaaaatccaagaaaatcgccggaaaagatctcccaaaagcttcatgaaaagctgacagtttctgccttattggGAAGCCTAATTTGCGCTTGGTTTCCAACTACCTCGTTGAAACTTCTGACCCTTTCTTTGGCTCTTGTTtaagtataacatcatgtcttcaagGTTCGCTGGCCTTTCTGCAAATCTGCATCTGGAAGAATGCAATAatttctcctcaaaaccgttcccagaaagctgattctgaaactgcagttttctgctttgcagcaactgttttcacaatgaattccgtggactttccttgtaatttctggccaaatggttgatcaaacttagtcctctgcatcagtacttcacgatccatggcttcgttgctccttttaagctcttatttctcttgaatcactccacgaactacctaaaaagaaaacaaagttaaaactgactttttaaatgaaatagctaagaaaagtataaaggtttcacattatatttatcgcatttatgctcctatcagccgACCAAACCTACTCGCTGCAATAGTCTGGCTCCgcaaacacaaaaccaaaagccTTATCCAGCAACCCGAAAACGAATCTCTAGCAGACGTCTCCGACTGCCCTCCTCCCCTAAACCCCGAGAGCCTGTCGTCTACCGCCTCCTCGTCGACCCTGAAGCAGCCCCAAAACAAAACCGGGTGCGTTTACAAACTCGAAGCAAGATCTGAACATTCAACTTTCTCTTCCGGCCAAACCACCTCTGCAAGCACGAAGGAGGTGAACCTCGTCCTACTAACACTTGCAACGCCGGAGCGCCCTGCTGCAGACGGGATTGGAGCGCCGCCGCACTGCTACGCGAAACCTAGAGGGTTTCGGCTCTTGTAAACCAATTGTTGTTTGTTTATATACAAGAAATATCTTTCTTTCACTTGCATGCATATATGACTTACTTCATCCATCATTACATGTTTGCTTTAACTATTTTGATCTTCGTATTAttccaaaacaaataaaagcatGAGATCAAATAGGAACCACACGCTAAGACAAGAAAATTAATTGGTTTGAGTAGCATAATGGTTAAGAGAACCATTCAAGCACTTGTCTTTTGTTATATACTTACATATCGTTAATCTTTCTCCAATATCTTATTTTAGCTTTAAACATTCATTTCTTGAAAATTTTTAGTGAAAGCCtataattttaaaataaaatttacgtGCAATATGTTAAATAAAATCACGTGAAAGTCATACAATATGTGTTCTTAACAAACTGATCTGACTAGTTTTAATAGCTGCACTGGATTCGGGTCCCTCTTAGTCGCTCTCTGACCTAGAGCTCCTCCCATCTAGGTTTCTTCAGTCAAGACTCATGCCCTGTCCGACGGCACGCCCTTGCGGCGGCCGCGGAGGAGGAGGTGGACGGGCCAACGGGGACCTTGTGTCCAGTGAGTCTAGTCGATGGAATGGCAGCGTGGGAGATGCTTCGCTGGTTAGAACGCTTGGGGTTTTTTCCTGGGAGAGGAAGGGGTGGCTAGTGGTGTGGAGCTCGGAGTCTGGTACGTGGATCGATTGGGTGGCGCGTGATACGACGTCGCCGGATGGCGATAGGCGTGTGGCGGCATCGTCGGAATCTATGGTGCGCAGATCAGATCGACAGATGGCAATCTGGTTTGGGTTGCTAGAGTTCG contains these protein-coding regions:
- the LOC112180868 gene encoding membrane-anchored ubiquitin-fold protein 6; amino-acid sequence: MATQDLVEVKFRLSDGTDIGPHKYSPAATVASLKEKILTQWPKEKENGPRTINDLKLINAGKILENNRTLADSRLPVGELPGGLITMHVVVRIPVADKKSDKLQNDSPETPRCSCTIL